The Mesotoga sp. BH458_6_3_2_1 genome contains a region encoding:
- a CDS encoding sigma-54 dependent transcriptional regulator, with amino-acid sequence MKVFIVKKGFEEHELRVLKEIVHSLVSSKEDLREKVEIVELPEFREEQGIMIISQQVIGELNPERSSGNLFIMFKGGLESNIVRFAQRMGAVGIFPIDRFYGERMEYGEVSRFENVLKNVLRDKLSTRFPEWDFKKRIDWKMKLDDKAFEDEDAYISLFGDEITHKNVKKTNEIITSVMPYVKELKTFRLKSKRVLEELKKKELSEDPKLEGARIAIRKLNDLTSEMKFRKPVCILLTGPTGCGKTLLAKYIANSLFGSLETFSRISLVNMGDNLLESELFGSFPGSWTGSSYKVGKMVSMAGGAVFLDEIGEISPAIQAKLLTYLDDMKVLIEGLSDTSGVRVPVLIIAATNRDVRKEMSLGNFRSDFYQRFAYEIHMPSLSERKSDFRYILSHLLQVKKKILNLSIDEISIAAIEKLEGYEYPGNYRELERVVTAAMMSAKMDGREIVLSRDVQF; translated from the coding sequence ATGAAAGTATTCATTGTCAAGAAGGGTTTTGAAGAGCATGAGCTAAGAGTGCTCAAGGAGATCGTTCATAGTCTTGTTTCTTCAAAAGAGGATCTAAGAGAAAAAGTGGAGATTGTTGAGCTTCCTGAATTTCGCGAAGAACAGGGAATAATGATCATCTCCCAGCAGGTCATTGGAGAGCTGAATCCTGAACGGTCTTCAGGCAACTTATTCATAATGTTCAAAGGAGGTCTTGAAAGTAACATAGTAAGATTCGCGCAAAGAATGGGTGCTGTCGGAATCTTCCCCATCGATCGGTTCTATGGAGAGAGGATGGAGTATGGTGAGGTTTCACGGTTTGAGAATGTCTTGAAAAACGTTTTGAGAGATAAGCTATCAACCCGTTTTCCTGAATGGGACTTTAAGAAAAGGATCGACTGGAAAATGAAACTTGATGACAAGGCTTTCGAAGATGAAGACGCCTATATTTCGCTATTTGGAGACGAGATTACCCACAAGAACGTCAAGAAGACCAACGAAATAATAACGTCTGTCATGCCCTATGTTAAAGAGCTAAAGACGTTTAGATTAAAATCGAAAAGGGTTCTTGAAGAGCTAAAAAAGAAGGAACTCTCTGAAGACCCGAAACTTGAAGGAGCTAGAATAGCCATAAGAAAACTGAATGATTTGACATCCGAAATGAAGTTCAGAAAGCCGGTTTGTATTCTGCTTACGGGTCCAACCGGCTGCGGCAAGACTCTTCTGGCGAAGTACATAGCAAACAGCCTATTTGGCTCCTTGGAGACCTTTTCTAGAATCTCACTGGTCAATATGGGCGATAACCTTCTTGAAAGCGAGCTTTTCGGAAGTTTTCCGGGGTCGTGGACCGGGAGTTCTTATAAGGTTGGAAAAATGGTGTCAATGGCGGGAGGAGCGGTATTCCTCGATGAGATCGGAGAAATCTCTCCTGCCATTCAGGCAAAGCTTTTGACCTATCTGGACGATATGAAGGTCCTTATAGAAGGCCTTTCAGATACTTCGGGAGTGAGAGTTCCCGTATTGATTATCGCCGCCACGAATCGAGATGTTAGAAAGGAAATGAGCCTCGGCAATTTCAGGTCTGACTTCTATCAGCGTTTTGCCTACGAGATTCACATGCCTTCGCTTTCTGAGAGGAAGTCAGATTTCAGATATATTCTTAGTCATCTTCTCCAGGTGAAAAAGAAGATTCTGAATCTAAGTATAGATGAGATAAGCATAGCCGCAATAGAGAAACTGGAGGGTTACGAGTACCCCGGCAACTATCGAGAACTAGAGAGAGTTGTTACCGCGGCCATGATGAGCGCAAAGATGGATGGACGGGAGATTGTTCTGTCTAGAGATGTTCAGTTTTAG